The region CAGCATCTAAAGGCTAAACTTGAAGATGAATATGCTGAATTAAAACGCCTGAAATCTTATTTTATCGCTGTGGACGATGAATATGCAGAAAATGATCAGGTTATAACCTGTACAAATGAAATAGCAATAATACCTCCTGTAAGCGGTGGATAGACACTATGATTGATATAAAAATAACAGCAAACAAACTGGATATTACAGAATGTCTAGATTTAGCCAAAGATTTAGGTAGTGGTGGTATTGCAACTTTTATAGGGACTGTGCGCAACAGAACTAAAAACAAACCTGTCGTTCGCCTGGAATATGAATGTTACCAGTCTATGGCCATTAAGGAAGTCCGGAAAATAATAGATAAAGCAATCTTGCTTTTTTCAGTGCGGAATGTAGTAGTTCATCATCGAACAGGAGTTTTATTTCCGGGAGAAGAAGCTGTAATTATTGTTGTAAGTGACGGTCACAGAGATGCTGTTTTCGATGCCTGTCGCTATATTATCGATACCATAAAACAAACAGTTCCTATCTGGAAGAAAGAAATTTTTGAGGATGGCGAAGAGTGGATTTCTGCTCATCCTTAATTTTTTAGGAATAAAAAATCGTATATTTACTATATAAGTCTTTTTTTAGATATGAAAGCTAATCTTCTGGAAAACAACTCCGTTAAAAAGACAGAGATTATCAAAGTTAAGGATAACCATAGTTTTTCTTATACAGATGATATTGCTGTAGAAGAACCTCTGGAAATAAGAGTTAGCTATGGTCCCAAACAACAAAAACAGAGTAAAAATATCTCCGTAACCATGCGGACACCCGGACAAGATGAAGAACTTGCTGCAGGCTTTCTGTTTACGGAAGGTATTATTTACGGTGACCAGCAAATTAGTAAAGTAGCACATCATCAGGCAGAATGCTCCAGAAATCAGGAGAACATCATCATTGTAGAGCTGATCGATGATTTTGTCCCGCAACTCATGAAAACAGACCGGAACTTTTATACCACCTCCAGCTGTGGTGTATGTGGAAAAGGCTCTATAGAATCTATTCGAACGGTAAGCCCTTTCAACAACACTGATAAAGAAGATTGTAGACTGTCTCTGGAAACTTTGTATCAGTTATCAGATAAGCTTCGTTCATTTCAGAGTAATTTCTCTTCTACCGGCGGTATACATGCGTCGGGAATGTTTGATTTAAACGGAAATCTACTGGCTTTACGTGAAGATGTGGGCCGTCACAACGCATTGGATAAACTTATTGGTCATGCATTGCTTACAAAACAGCTTCCACTTAACGATAAAATATTGGTACTAAGCGGGAGGGCAAGTTTTGAGCTTATACAAAAAGCTGCAATGGCTGGAATATCTGTTGTTGTGGCAATAGGAGCACCTTCAAGCCTTGCTGTTGATCTGGCTAAGGAATTTGATATTACATTATTAGGTTTCCTTCGGGATAACCGTTTCAATATTTACCATCAAGGTAAACATATTAAAATTGACTATTTATTATGAAAATAAGAATTAAAGATAATTCTGTAAGATTTCGTCTTACCCAGTCAGAAGTTCAGGAACTAGGAGAGAATGGTATTGTTTCCAGCTTTACACAATTTATTGACCGTCCTTTTATCTATATGGTGAAAAGAACCGATGATACAGAACTTTCTGCGGATTTTGTTGAAAACAGAATCGTTATGAAAATGCCTGAAGCCATGGTGGAAGAACTTGTACAGACCGACAGAGTGGGTTTTGACGGAGAAGCAGGAATAGTTAAGCTTCTGATAGAAAAAGATTTTGTGTGTATAGACAATACTATGGAAGATCAGAGTGATAATTACCCTAACCCCAATATTAAATGCTAATCATCCTTAAATAAAAAGGCTATGGAAGGAATTGATAAAAATAAAATTGAAAAAGAGATTCATAATGAGCCTAATGCCGAGAATCCCTTTACTTTATTAGACCTTAAGCTTACCCATGTAGAAAGTAAGGCCGCAGGTGTACCTGCTGTTTTGGCTGCATTTAGCGATTTATTTGAAGAAAAAACACCTGTCCGCGGAATGCGTGCATTATTCAAAATGAATCAGATGGGAGGTTTTGATTGTCCGAGTTGCGCTTGGCCTGATCCGGATGACGAACGTTCGGCTCTTGGTGAATACTGTGAAAACGGAGCAAAGGCTTTAGCAGAAGAAGCCACAACCAAAACAGTTACTCCGGAATTTTTCAAACAAAATTCGTTATATGATCTTGCCAAATTAGACGATTACCAGATCGGTAAAATGGGAAGACTTACAGATCCTATGTATTTACCAAAAGGTGGTACTCATTATGAACCCATCAGCTGGGATAATGCTTTCAAAAAAATAGCCGAGCATCTCAATGCTTTGGAATCTCCGGATGAGGCCGCTTTTTATACTTCAGGGAGAACCAGTAATGAAGCTTCATTTGTATACCAGTTATTTGCAAAAGAGTTCGGAACCAATAATATGCCCGATTGTTCCAATATGTGCCATGAAACTTCCGGATCTGCATTACGTCCTACTATAGGAATAGGAAAAGGTACGGTAACCTTGGAAGACTTTCATGATTCCGAAGTTATTGTCATTATAGGTCAGAATCCGGGAACCAATGCACCGAGAATGATGAGTGCTCTGGCTAAGGCGAAAAAGAACGGTGCTAAAATTATAGCGGTTAATCCATTACCGGAAGCAGGGTTAATGGGATTCATCAATCCGCAAAGCGTTAAAGAAATTATTTCCGGAGGCGTTCAGCTGGCTGATTTGTATCTGCCTGTAAAGATAAATGGTGATATGGCTCTTCTGAAAGCACTTGAACTTTTACTAATCGAATTTGAGAAGAATAATCCGGGTAAGGTTTTCGATAATCAGTTTATAAAAGAGAAAACCACCGGCTATGAAGAATTCTTAAAGCAGTTTGATCATTATAAACTTGAAGAGTTAGCCCAACTTTCGGGTGTTTCCGGAGAAGCATTACGCCAGGCTGCAGAAATAATTGCCTTTAAAAAGAAAATTATTATAAGCTGGGGAATGGGGCTTACCCAACAACCAAATGGTGTAGATATGTTACGTGAAATCCTGAATATTATATTGCTTAAAGGAAGTATAGGAATACAAGGAGGTGGACTTTGTCCGGTTCGGGGGCATAGTAATGTACAGGGTAACAGAACGATGATGATTGATGAGAAGCCTACGGATGAGCAACTTGACCGTCTGGAAAATTTCTTTGGTTTCAAAATGCCGAGAAAACATGGATATGATGTAGTTCGTGCAATAAAGGCTATCCATGAAGAAAAAGTAAAAGTAATGTTCTGCATGGGTGGTAATTTTCTCTCTGCAACACCCGATACCACTTATACAGCAAATGCACTCAGGAAACTCAATTTGTTGGTATGCGTTTCAACAAAACTGAACAGAGGACACTTAGTTCATGGAAAAGAAGCACTGATTTTACCAACCTACGGACGAAGTGATAAAGATATTGTAAACGGAGAAATACAAATTGTATCAACCGAAAATTCAATGGGCGTGGTTCAGGATTCTAAAGGAATGCTGGATGCGGTTTCCAATAATCTGATAAATGAAACACAAATTGTCTGCCGCATGGCAATGGCTACTTTAGGTGAAAAGGCGGTTGTCAACTGGCAGCGCTATCATGATAGTTATGATGCGGTCCGCGATGACATAGAACAATGTATACCTGGTTTTGAAGATTATAATATTCGTGTCCGTCAAAAAGGTGGTTTTTATTTGCCAAATGCAGCACGAGATGAACAATATTTCTCAAAAGAATTAGGCGGACGAGCACCGTTTACTTTAACCGATATTCCCGATAACACACTTGCTTCCGACGAATACATGATGGCCACTACCAGAACCCATGATCAGTTTAATACAACCATCTACGGACTGGATGACCGATATCGGGGTATTAAAAATGAACGCCGTGTAATCTTTATGAACCAGAAAGATATTGATAAAGCCGGATTCAAAGCAGGGGATAAGGTAGATTTATATAATTACGATGATGGAATCGAGAGAGTAGCACCTTTATTTATAATTGTTTCTTATAAGATTCCGGAAAAAAATACCGTAACCTATTTCCCGGAAACTAATGTATTGGTATCAGTAAATAATGTGGTAAAGGAGAGCAATATGCCTGCTTCCAAATACGTGAAAATAAAAATTAAAAAACACGATCCCGAAGTCTACAAAAAAGTAGATGAAATGTTATATCAGGGAGCTATTCAGAGACCATAAAGTATTTTTACAAACTATTTATGAAAAAAATACAGATTTTAATATTCCTGTTTGTTTTCAGCTCAGCATTCAGCCAATCAGATTTTAAGCTTAAAGTAAGTGGCGATGTTTTACATCCGCTGGAATTTACACTGTCAGATCTGTCAAAGTTAAAGCATAAAAATGCTTCTTTAAAAGACAAAGATGGTAATACCCATATTTATTCGGGAGTTGCTCTGCAGGACATCTTATTAAAAGCAGGAGTGCCTTCCGGCAAAGAATTGCATGGTGAAAACCTGTCTAAATATTTGCTTGTAAAATGTACGGACGGCTATCAGGTATTATTCTCGCTTGCTGAATTGGATCCTTCCATAGCCGATAAAAATATAATTATTGCTGATTCGGTTGACGGAAAGCCGTTACCAGATGCAAAAGGTCCGCTTCGGATTGTTGCTGAAGGAGAGAAGAAGCCGGCGCGAAGCCCCTATCAGGTAGCAGCTTTGGTAATCGGAAAAATTAACAAATAGTATTCAGTTAAAAGCTTTATTGCAGCAGTATGATTATACGAAAGAAAGAAAATTGGTTCAGGATGCTCTTTATCTGGCGTGGTTCTGTACTGCCGGCGCTATTACCACGACTATTAATCTTATTTACTCTATCATTATTAATAGCTTATTTTCACGGAACCGTATTTTCATTCAAAATTCCGCTTAATACTACACCATTAACGCTATTTGGTTTTGTACTGGCTCTTTTCCTGGGGTTCCGGAATAATGTGAGCTACGAGCGTTTCTGGGAAGGTAGAAAACTCTGGGGAGCTTTACTGAATATCTCACGTTCGCTGGTGCGGCAGGCACTTACCTTAGGAGATACAAATAAAGCTTCCGTCTCGGAATTTGTTCAGCTTGTCAGCGCCTTTATTTATTCATTAAAGCATCAGTTAAGAGGCACCGATCCAAAAGAAGATTTACAGATAAGAATTACGAAAGAACAGTTCCGGATAGCTGAAGAATCCAAGTACAAACCAGCTGTACTTATTAAGCTGATGGCAGATTGGGTAAAACAGGCGAGATCAGAAAATAGGATAGATTCTATACAGCAATCCCGTTTTGATGAGAATTTTGATAAACTTGCGGATGTTGTAGGGGGCTGTGAGCGGATTGTCTCCACACCAATTCCATATAGTTATCAGGTTT is a window of Elizabethkingia anophelis R26 DNA encoding:
- a CDS encoding MoaD/ThiS family protein — protein: MKLKILAFGIAKDILGGTEKEIDLAEGTTVQHLKAKLEDEYAELKRLKSYFIAVDDEYAENDQVITCTNEIAIIPPVSGG
- a CDS encoding molybdenum cofactor biosynthesis protein MoaE: MIDIKITANKLDITECLDLAKDLGSGGIATFIGTVRNRTKNKPVVRLEYECYQSMAIKEVRKIIDKAILLFSVRNVVVHHRTGVLFPGEEAVIIVVSDGHRDAVFDACRYIIDTIKQTVPIWKKEIFEDGEEWISAHP
- the fdhD gene encoding formate dehydrogenase accessory sulfurtransferase FdhD is translated as MKANLLENNSVKKTEIIKVKDNHSFSYTDDIAVEEPLEIRVSYGPKQQKQSKNISVTMRTPGQDEELAAGFLFTEGIIYGDQQISKVAHHQAECSRNQENIIIVELIDDFVPQLMKTDRNFYTTSSCGVCGKGSIESIRTVSPFNNTDKEDCRLSLETLYQLSDKLRSFQSNFSSTGGIHASGMFDLNGNLLALREDVGRHNALDKLIGHALLTKQLPLNDKILVLSGRASFELIQKAAMAGISVVVAIGAPSSLAVDLAKEFDITLLGFLRDNRFNIYHQGKHIKIDYLL
- a CDS encoding DUF7009 family protein encodes the protein MKIRIKDNSVRFRLTQSEVQELGENGIVSSFTQFIDRPFIYMVKRTDDTELSADFVENRIVMKMPEAMVEELVQTDRVGFDGEAGIVKLLIEKDFVCIDNTMEDQSDNYPNPNIKC
- a CDS encoding FdhF/YdeP family oxidoreductase → MEGIDKNKIEKEIHNEPNAENPFTLLDLKLTHVESKAAGVPAVLAAFSDLFEEKTPVRGMRALFKMNQMGGFDCPSCAWPDPDDERSALGEYCENGAKALAEEATTKTVTPEFFKQNSLYDLAKLDDYQIGKMGRLTDPMYLPKGGTHYEPISWDNAFKKIAEHLNALESPDEAAFYTSGRTSNEASFVYQLFAKEFGTNNMPDCSNMCHETSGSALRPTIGIGKGTVTLEDFHDSEVIVIIGQNPGTNAPRMMSALAKAKKNGAKIIAVNPLPEAGLMGFINPQSVKEIISGGVQLADLYLPVKINGDMALLKALELLLIEFEKNNPGKVFDNQFIKEKTTGYEEFLKQFDHYKLEELAQLSGVSGEALRQAAEIIAFKKKIIISWGMGLTQQPNGVDMLREILNIILLKGSIGIQGGGLCPVRGHSNVQGNRTMMIDEKPTDEQLDRLENFFGFKMPRKHGYDVVRAIKAIHEEKVKVMFCMGGNFLSATPDTTYTANALRKLNLLVCVSTKLNRGHLVHGKEALILPTYGRSDKDIVNGEIQIVSTENSMGVVQDSKGMLDAVSNNLINETQIVCRMAMATLGEKAVVNWQRYHDSYDAVRDDIEQCIPGFEDYNIRVRQKGGFYLPNAARDEQYFSKELGGRAPFTLTDIPDNTLASDEYMMATTRTHDQFNTTIYGLDDRYRGIKNERRVIFMNQKDIDKAGFKAGDKVDLYNYDDGIERVAPLFIIVSYKIPEKNTVTYFPETNVLVSVNNVVKESNMPASKYVKIKIKKHDPEVYKKVDEMLYQGAIQRP
- a CDS encoding molybdopterin-dependent oxidoreductase; translation: MKKIQILIFLFVFSSAFSQSDFKLKVSGDVLHPLEFTLSDLSKLKHKNASLKDKDGNTHIYSGVALQDILLKAGVPSGKELHGENLSKYLLVKCTDGYQVLFSLAELDPSIADKNIIIADSVDGKPLPDAKGPLRIVAEGEKKPARSPYQVAALVIGKINK
- a CDS encoding bestrophin family protein, translating into MIIRKKENWFRMLFIWRGSVLPALLPRLLILFTLSLLIAYFHGTVFSFKIPLNTTPLTLFGFVLALFLGFRNNVSYERFWEGRKLWGALLNISRSLVRQALTLGDTNKASVSEFVQLVSAFIYSLKHQLRGTDPKEDLQIRITKEQFRIAEESKYKPAVLIKLMADWVKQARSENRIDSIQQSRFDENFDKLADVVGGCERIVSTPIPYSYQVLLHRTVYIYCFLLPFALVDSLGWFMPFIVVFIAYTFVAFEAIADEIEEPFGTEANDLALNSMCIVIDETIHELAGEHIPTSQKSTQTIID